Part of the Anopheles coluzzii chromosome 3, AcolN3, whole genome shotgun sequence genome is shown below.
attaccacgcagccggatagttaatccttgctacggaggggacggtccattctaggcttgaatccatgacgggcatgttattgagtcgttcgagttgacgactgtaccatgggaccACCGCAATAGACATGTATCCTCTAGATAatttgcaaaataatttaaaagatATCTGAGAACGGTCATCACTTGGAGTGCTGTTGCCTGGACGAAGAATTAATACAGTAATCAATACTGCTAATTAGAGTCATCCAGTTGTGAAATGATAGTATTTAAAAGGAGGCGTAACGGCTTTCCAAACTCTTAGCCCTAGATGTGTTTAGGATAAACGAACTTGCCCCTGTTACGAAAGACGGAGAAAATTTTCACCAAGGATGGGCCTCTTCCAATACACCCAAATAGAAAACTTGACTGTTTTGAGTAATAAGAATCCACAGATGTCTATTGCCATTCCCAAGAGGGGTTAAGGTAGACCTAGGCCAATTGCGTTTTCTGTGTCTTTGTCACAGAAAAGCAATTTTGCCTCTTTTATAACGATAAGAATTGCCCGTTTTAAAGCTATCTAGTGTAACCAGCAACTAATCTAATCGTTGGTACGCACGGGCGGCATTTTACTCTTTTATTGGGCATTTCGCAGTGTCTATGAATGGAGTGCTTCTACGCCGGTATGGCGTTATCTTTAGCTTGATTAGCTATGATAACCtagggagtttttttttgtaaattgcTTAATAGGTTGTTTAGCGGACATTGACATTGAAATGGACCTCTGCGGTAAAATTGCATCATGTTGGGCAAGGCCTAGGGTCCAATTATTCAGCAACTGTGATACAAAGTATGtatataaccaagacttttggTTTGACAATGCATTGGATCCTTTCAAGGGTAAACGGGGTTCTATTCTCATCCGGCTCGTCTCCCATTAAATGCTACAAGCATGTCTTGAATGCTCTTGTTAGGTTGCAATGGAAGTCGTAAATAGCATAtatgttttgttcatttatcCTTGTTAACGCGCCTATCTTGCTCTTTTTGCAAGTATTTAATCATTTTATGCGTCAGAAAAGGTTCATTTCTGAAAGATAAGATATGACAGAGTAAAAATTTTGGTTCTGTTTCGAGTACTGttatgtaataaaaaaaagttcattaAAAGTACGTAAGCTTTAGCTAAGTTAAAATTTATGTTGCCTACATTGCAATCTCCTGCTATACATTGCAATTTCCTTTTAATTATTGGTAATAACCTCAGAAAGCCGGTCTCgttgtacagtcgtcaactcgtacgacttaacaacaagcCCGTCATGGTTTCAAGTCCCAACTAGACCGTGTCgctatacgtaggactgactatcctgctatggggggaaatcaattggtcactgaaagccaaccccacaagtggtacacgcagaccttgaccgacaacggttgttgagccaaagaagaagaagaagaacttcaGAAAGCCGGTCCcgtggtatagtcgtcaactcgaacgatcTAACGACATGCTCGTAATGAGTTCAaaccccgaatggaccgtgtaccgaccatacgtaggactgactatcctgctatgagtggaatcaataagtcaccGAAAGTCAACCCCACAAGTAtaggtacaggcaggccttgaccttTAATATTGTTTCATTATGTTCCTATCATGCATGCGGATATTCAATTACCATATGATCAAAAAGCGAGCAGCAACGTACCATAGATTAATTACTTATCATTTCTATAACATTTCCCCCACAGCAAGGACGTTCTCAAGGAGGCCAGCACGATACACGATGGCATCGGTACACCGGATTGGCGGTTGGTGCTGTGCCTACTCGTCCCCTGGACCTGCATCTGCCTTACACTTATCAAAGGTACAGTGTGCAGTGCCAACTCTGCTTCAAACAATCTAAACATCTTTACTCACTATCCCTTCCCATTCGCAGGAATTAAAAGCTCCGGAAAGGTTGCCTACTTCTTGGCCATCTTCCCGTACGTCGTTATGCTGGTGCTGCTCATCCGGGCCTGCACACTGGAGGGTGCCGCCGACGGTATGCTGTACTTCATCAAACCGCAGTGGGATCGCATTCTGGAGGCGAAGGTGTGGTACGCGGCCGTTACGCAAGTGTTCTTTTCACTCACCATTTGCTTCGGCAACGTGATGATGTACTCGTCCTACAATCGCTTCCACAACAACGTGTACCGGTTCGTGCATGCTCGTGATCTTCTGCGAATGATTTCTGAATGATTGTTTCTTTTCAATTCCATTTCCACCAGGGATGTGACGATCGTGTCGATCATGGATACGCTCACGTCGATGCTGGCCGGGCTGATCGTCTTCGGCGTGATTGGCCACCTCGCCCACGTGCTGGAGGCGCCCGATATTAAGCACGTGGTGCGGGGCGGTGCCGGCCTTGCCTTCATCACCTACCCGGACGCGATCGCCAAGTTCACCTTCTGGCCGCAGTTCTTCGCGATCGCCTTCTTCCTGATGCTGTTTGTGCTGGGCATTGGCAGCAACGTCGGTATGGCCACCACGATAATGACAGTGATTCGGGATCGGTTTCCCCAGCTTCAGCCCGCTCTGGTGGCGGTAGGGATTGCGATCGTTGGGTATGGGATTGGCATCATCTACACAACACCCGGCGGACAGTATGTGCTGGACTTTTTGGACTTTTACGGCGCCTCGTTCGTTGCGCTCGTGCTGGCCGTCTTCGAGATGTTCACTTTCGCTTGGATCTATGGGGTGAGCCGTATCTGTCGGGATATTGAGTTTATGCTGGGCATTAAGACCGGCCTTTACTGGCGCATTTGCTGGGGCTTTATTACGCCGACGCTACTGGCCGCCATTCTGCTGTACCACATCGCAACGTACGAAACGTTCACTTTCAACGGTTACGTCTATCCCGATGGGATGTATGGTGAGGCAACACGTGAAGAGGCT
Proteins encoded:
- the LOC120958996 gene encoding sodium-dependent nutrient amino acid transporter 1-like; this encodes MATSNPAFENDEPVLTSDRTSHTATKPSLAAVTAKSSAKVNQFQQPPEQTTDSNTSRTGALPEMNLMKNIHKVQRDKWGKDIEFLLSCIALSVGLGNVWRFPFTALENGGGAFVIPYLIVLLLVGRPIYYLEMLISQFSSRGCINVYDASPAMRGIGVGQTYSTFIVMTYYASLMAVTMRYMIASFGDPLPWSECNDAWNATCIDSRLITNMAENSTATAVSSAELYFVKDVLKEASTIHDGIGTPDWRLVLCLLVPWTCICLTLIKGIKSSGKVAYFLAIFPYVVMLVLLIRACTLEGAADGMLYFIKPQWDRILEAKVWYAAVTQVFFSLTICFGNVMMYSSYNRFHNNVYRDVTIVSIMDTLTSMLAGLIVFGVIGHLAHVLEAPDIKHVVRGGAGLAFITYPDAIAKFTFWPQFFAIAFFLMLFVLGIGSNVGMATTIMTVIRDRFPQLQPALVAVGIAIVGYGIGIIYTTPGGQYVLDFLDFYGASFVALVLAVFEMFTFAWIYGVSRICRDIEFMLGIKTGLYWRICWGFITPTLLAAILLYHIATYETFTFNGYVYPDGMYAFGWCIFAAGVLQLPAWAIYTFLKRKEPDWRDRLLHCFKPTHDWGPEDPELNAKYHESVYKHEQSLPRDRSLVRRMFDNVFS